In Vespula pensylvanica isolate Volc-1 chromosome 2, ASM1446617v1, whole genome shotgun sequence, the genomic window ATCTCATAAATATAACTACATCAATAAAATAAGGTATAGCCAactgtaatatatatagttcgtGTATCATCGAAATGTCGTGAGTATTGCTATAAAGCTAGAAGCGGGATATTTggcaaatatataatatatcaaatatatactaGGTAAATCTAGTATTTCATCTGTTAAGTGTTTTCTAAGAATTAAAGCATCTTTCGACAAAATTAATTGCGCTTTTTTTTAAGCTTTAATCATGTCCGACGAAAAGAAGGTAATGTTTTATAACCTGCAAACATAATACTGTTTACAGTGCATAAGGTTAAGCagttttttgaaaaatcgtttctttttgtagGAGACTAAAACAGAATCAGAGCATATAAACTTAAAAGTTTTAGGCCAGGATAATGCAGTAGTACAGTTTAAAATTAAGAAGCACACACCTCTTCGAAAACTAATGAATGCTTACTGTGATCGTGTAGTAAGTAAAATCTTTTGCACGttacatcttttctttttattatttatatatattgttacaataaagtgatacttttattatcttataggGCTTGGCAATAGCAGCGGTAAGATTTAGATTTGATGGACAACCTATAAATGAGTTGGACACACCAACGAGTCTTGAAATGGAAGAAGGAGATACAATAGAAGTTTATCAACAACAAACAGGGGGAACGTGTTGAGGTTGAGAATATATTAATGCGCCACAGAAAAGTTTACAAACGgactaaaagaaaatctattgtTCCAGTGTATATCTTTCATAAGAGATGTTAGTGCTATCTTTTCGTATATGACCGTCTTGGTCATGTGCTTCTTATTACAGTGTGCTAAGGCGGTAAATacattacatttcttttctaatatttttggtatgttttcttatttacaaataaacatTAGCCTGTTGCTTGAATTTTTTGATCGTGTACTTCGAgataaaaaacttttattttctatagtgTCTTAAAGATTCATTAATTGTCACACACATTTAATATGTTAGAAGATTGAATGAGCGACtgttttacaattatttggtaatataaaaacaaCTTTTTTAAGTGTACATTGTATAACATATTGCAAAAACACAATGTTATATACCATTATGTAAGCAGACATAAGTTTCTATGAGGCAGAAGCCTTTGTATATGTGAACATTTTCAGGAAAATTCTCTACAGTGTAATAATAtacgttttaaataataaattttcatttgtaaatattctGTTTCTGTATTTACAAGATGTACAGGAACACAACTAcaggaatattattttaatatttgaaaatatcttacATTAAGGTCTTTGAACGTCCTttgcattttataattaaatgttttgtgaaattaatgttattttataaatcaacaAGAATAAACTctgtattatcttttttataaatattttctattattcaaaTCCattgcatatatgtgtgtgcgtgcgtgcgttaTTCCTTAAATTTTGAAGAATGctgttttaaataatatcttatcaattttttttataatgatatttatctaatattatatataatataaataatcgtattCTCTTTAAAGATCAACTTATGTCTACATAGTATAGTATTTGATATGATCATGTGATAACAATACTTTGGTTATGTATACAAATcaataagaaagtaaagaaatatttgtcaaattgaaaaaaaaaaaataataattcattcaattactctttttattttaatctcgatattgataataaaatactacgcaaatatatataacagattTGAAATATGGTCGCGCGTAGTAAACATTTGTAACTGTAGATAGCGCAACAAATCCTATTTGCATTGATGTACGGTAcgcgattattttcattttcaaatcatatatatatataataataataataataataataataataatttcatactgttaattttgtacaaataatatttccaattttacaatattgttTTGgtgtttgaaaaaataaattcgattcgatagaattgacgaaagaaatagaaatgtacTAACATTCCTTTACCGTATgtattcttaattttcttgtatgtgtatatatatatatataaaatcatatatatatatatatattgtacgatTCTTCTCTAGATAGTTCTATTTTATTGTACAGCTACAGTTAATAAGTGTGAATACTTCgataatatagatagataacaCAACATATATTGAGAGGGTGGATGtattctttctcactcatACAAAGAGTTATTTACGAACCGGTATATAAAGTTTCTTCGGACATCGATGGATTCGTAGAATGTTAATACTCTtggatttaaattaatatattatatcatgttTGCAAATATACAACCAAACGTGGTAGAGCCTATGCAAGTTGATGTTCCGGCAGAAGATAATGACAATGCCGAAGAAGAACcatatatcgttgaaaatcCAACGTTGGTACGTACCAACAATACAAATAaccttaaaaatatacatcgatattttatttatttattttcttttttttttttttttcactccaACTGTAATCATtggtaaaagataatattgaaaatgtaattcttttttgcaactttcttttatgtaatttttaatttgcattagaaatttttacgtCGTTtagattcataaataaaattctttaatatacacatatctattaattcttttgtatcgacttttgaattatatacttattttcaGGATTTGGAAGTTTACGCCAACAGCTATACCGGTCTTGCCAAATTATATAGGCTTATGTATATAGCAGACCATTGTCCTATGTTAAGAGTAGAAGCATTGAAGATGGCAATTGCTTATGTGATGACTACTTATAACGTTAatctttatacaaatttacataaaaaactTCTTCAATGTACTGGCTCTACTGGATTACCAGATATTGCGGCACAATCAACTTCTCAAGATATACTAACGATAGATCAAATGTGGCTGGAATCTCGTACTAAAAAGGCCGCTTTAAAATTAGAGAAATTTGATACAGATCtcaaaaattacaaaagtaaTTCGATTAAAGAAAGTATAAGAAGAGGTCACGATGATTTAGGAGATCATTACTTAGATTGTGGTGATCTCGTCAATGCTTTAAAATGTTACTCCAGAGCACGGGATTATTGTACCAGTGGCAAGCACGTTGTTAATATGTGCTTGAATGTAATTAAGGTGTCagtttatttacaaaattggTCGCACGTGCTTAGCTATGTAACTAAGGCTGAAAGTACACCAGATTTTCCAGATCTTCATGGCAAAGACAACAATCAGgctataattacaaaattaaaggTTGCAGCTGGATTAGCAGAACTAGCTACAAGACAATACAAAATGGCTGCAAGACATTTTCTACAGGCGTCGTTAGATCACTGCGATTGTCCAGATTTACTTTCACCTGGAAATGTAGCACTTTACGGAGGCCTTTGTGCATTGGCTACTTTTGATAGACACGAGTTACAAAAACAAGTTATATTTAGTAGTTCGTTCAAATTATTTCTAGAACTGGAACCACAATtaagagatattattttcaaattttatgaatCAAAATATGCGTCTTGTTTAAAATTACTTGATGAGATAAAGGATAATATACTTctagatatttatatagcaCCACATGTAAATGTTTTATACACACAAATCCGAAATAGAGCATTGATTCAATATTTTAGTCCGTATTTAAGTGCTGATATGAGGCGAATGGCAACTGCATTTAATAGAACAGTTCCAGAATTAGAAGACGAATTGATGCAACTTATTCTTGATGGACAAATTCAAGCTCGTATTGATTCTCATAATaaggtaatattatataataaaaaatcttggCTTAATGAGATAtgtcataatttttatcgaatcttATTTCAGATTTTATACGCAAAGGATGTTGATCAACGAAGTACaacgtttgaaaaatctaTTGGTGTTGGTAAAGAATATCAAAGACGTACACGTATGTTAATTTTGAGAGCCGCtatgttaaaaaaacaaattcatgTAAAGGTAATAATAATCCTTCTCCCGTCTATTACTTACTTAATGTTATTagtatttgttaataatattattttttaatatgcaTATTAATGAGGAATTTGTTTGTATAGAGTCCACAGCGTGATAATACGCAAGGAGGAGAAATGTCAGTGGCACCTGCAAATAGCAGTTTAGCtcaaagaaattgaaatactCGATACGTTCAGATCTTGATTGGTTCACTTCTATATtcatattgaatttttctggTCAGCTAAGATATAATGTAATTTGTTATAGTTatattcaatgattttatGCCAGTGTACctcaattttcaaaataaagaatgtatataagtaagatgatattatatatatatatatatatatatacacacacacatatatatatatgtattccaAATGAATATCAGTATTACTTATTACCACACgatctatttgtttttaatgtatatatctatttatttatattaaatataattaattcggcTTCGTgtattttttgtacttttttctatcacaaataaaaattaatgtaatagaTAGTGTCTCGTTTTATAATGCtgaattatttgattaaaaataaagatataattcaaatattaaaaataatacttttcgGTATTTTGCGTTGTAATATGCTACGTCTTTGTAAACAatgtttatttacaattagagAAAGAACCAATCAGAGAAGAGAACGTTCTTCATCTTGAATGTACTATCGAGacatatcgaaatatcgaaacatCACATAGCTTCTAGCTTCATAGCACGTGTGAATCAAAaataagttattaaaaattatcctttttaaaaggatttgttattttttattgattgtAATAGCATTCGTTAAATCATGTCAAGTTTACTTGACAGTCCTTCTTTCGATGAagatattaaatcaaaaaaagatgataacgAATTACGAGAATTCTTAACGATTCAAGAAGAAACGGCACGATTTAATGCACAggtaattataaaagtaattaagtaTATTCTACGAcacgattatttcatttaatataaaacttatgTGAAAATACAATActcgtaaaattatatttatctctttcatattattaatattttttaagattaattatacatatttttgtattaaaaggTTATGTCATGTA contains:
- the LOC122637593 gene encoding small ubiquitin-related modifier 3 — its product is MSDEKKETKTESEHINLKVLGQDNAVVQFKIKKHTPLRKLMNAYCDRVGLAIAAVRFRFDGQPINELDTPTSLEMEEGDTIEVYQQQTGGTC
- the LOC122637590 gene encoding COP9 signalosome complex subunit 1; its protein translation is MFANIQPNVVEPMQVDVPAEDNDNAEEEPYIVENPTLDLEVYANSYTGLAKLYRLMYIADHCPMLRVEALKMAIAYVMTTYNVNLYTNLHKKLLQCTGSTGLPDIAAQSTSQDILTIDQMWLESRTKKAALKLEKFDTDLKNYKSNSIKESIRRGHDDLGDHYLDCGDLVNALKCYSRARDYCTSGKHVVNMCLNVIKVSVYLQNWSHVLSYVTKAESTPDFPDLHGKDNNQAIITKLKVAAGLAELATRQYKMAARHFLQASLDHCDCPDLLSPGNVALYGGLCALATFDRHELQKQVIFSSSFKLFLELEPQLRDIIFKFYESKYASCLKLLDEIKDNILLDIYIAPHVNVLYTQIRNRALIQYFSPYLSADMRRMATAFNRTVPELEDELMQLILDGQIQARIDSHNKILYAKDVDQRSTTFEKSIGVGKEYQRRTRMLILRAAMLKKQIHVKSPQRDNTQGGEMSVAPANSSLAQRN